The Lachnospiraceae bacterium KM106-2 nucleotide sequence AGATAATACTAATACAAACATAGTTGCAAGTCCCATGTACATACCATTTTGAGCAGAGGACGTAACAGCTAATGTTGGACACATACCAAGCATTAATACAAATGTTGGATTTTCTTTGATAATACCGTTATACAAACGTTCTAAACATCTTTTCACTTGTCAGACCTCCTTAATTTGATGTACAGTTTGCTGCATAATAGATTGCTGCATTAACTGCTTTTGTTACTGCTTTAGAAGTAATTGTTGCACCACTGATTGCTTGAATTTGAGTATCAGATGGGCTGTCTTTTGTTACTTCTAGAGAATCTGCTTTTTTACCTTTGAACTGATCCTTGAATTCAGGTTCGCTTGCTTTTTGACCAAGACCTGCAGTTTCTGTACTTTCAAGCACTTCCATACCTTGAACAGTTCCGTCAGCTGCGATACCTACAGAGATCTTAATATCTCCATCGAAAGCTTCTGAACATGTTACACTCATAACATATCCTTCTTTTTCGCTTCCTTTATTTGCATCAAGTACTTCGTTGATCTTAACGCCTGTGATACCAGCTTTTGCTAAAATATCAACACTTGTTTCTTCAACATCTGTATATTTTTCATCTTTATCGGTAAAACTATCAGCAGTAGTAAATACTGCACCATAAGCTTCTGCTTTTGCTTTATCCTTACGTTCTTGGATAGGGCCTTTGGTAGCTTCATTTACAAAACCTAATGCTAAACCAGCAACTAAAGTAATTAAGAATAGAGCGATTGCATCTTTAAGAATTGTACTTTTTTGTTTATTATTTTCCATCCTTAACTCTCCCCTTTCCGAATGCCATAGGAATTGTAACCTTTTCGATTAGTGGAACTAATAAGTTACTGAAGATGATCGCATAAGAAACACCTTCTGCGCTTCCACCAAACACACGGAAAATTCCTGTTAAAATACCTAATACTACACCGAAGATAATTTGTCCCATTGGAGTGATTGGGCTTGTAACATAGTCTGTTGCCATAAAGAATGCACCTAACATAAGTCCGCCACCACAAAGTTGAGCAGCTAAGTAGTTAATGTCACATCCATGTCCACCGAATAATACGATGAAGATTGCAAAAGAACCAAGATACATCACTGGAATTCTCCAGCTGATAACTTTTTTAATTAATAAATATGCTGCACCGATTAAA carries:
- a CDS encoding electron transport complex protein RnfG: MENNKQKSTILKDAIALFLITLVAGLALGFVNEATKGPIQERKDKAKAEAYGAVFTTADSFTDKDEKYTDVEETSVDILAKAGITGVKINEVLDANKGSEKEGYVMSVTCSEAFDGDIKISVGIAADGTVQGMEVLESTETAGLGQKASEPEFKDQFKGKKADSLEVTKDSPSDTQIQAISGATITSKAVTKAVNAAIYYAANCTSN